A genome region from Sporosarcina sp. ANT_H38 includes the following:
- the pabB gene encoding aminodeoxychorismate synthase component I, whose protein sequence is MTNIPAISIVPQGMSREMSTALPTVKVLSRKLLTFVEPEDVFQHFFAEEAYAFWLDSSRVESDLSRFSFMGTTNGPLSKVIEYDSKTQHIQINDAQGQTKLTKDIFNYIDSEIHKMQQHSNELPFDFNGGFVGYFGYELKAECGANEHHVSSNPDALFILADRLIAFDHKERCIYLVSIVPYNDPASASEWFDAMEQQLQNVPPAAPVEAKNNDTSTPLSFELSQPYAQYVKKIEECKKYIVEGETYEVCLTNRININEHFDPLATYRILRDINPAPYSSFLKFGELSVLCSSPERFLKIDQDRIVEAKPIKGTISRGKNVEDDLRLAEILRTSEKDRAENLMIVDLLRNDLGLVCDIGSVHVPKLMAIESYQTVHQLVSTIKGTLRAELTASDCIRSAFPGGSMTGAPKIRTMDYIDELETNARGIYSGAIGFLGLNGTTDLNIVIRTIIMTPEQATVGVGGAITILSDPELEFEETLLKGRALVKALTISQFGKFDKELYTFNDPLMDSLFNKLS, encoded by the coding sequence TTGACAAATATTCCAGCCATTTCGATAGTACCGCAAGGCATGTCTCGTGAAATGTCTACTGCTTTGCCCACTGTAAAGGTTTTGAGTAGAAAACTATTAACTTTTGTAGAACCTGAAGACGTTTTTCAGCATTTTTTTGCTGAAGAAGCATATGCTTTTTGGCTTGATAGTAGTCGTGTCGAATCTGACTTATCTCGTTTTTCTTTTATGGGAACAACTAATGGACCATTAAGTAAAGTGATTGAGTACGACTCAAAAACACAGCATATTCAAATCAATGACGCCCAAGGACAAACTAAGCTTACAAAAGATATTTTCAACTATATAGATTCTGAGATCCATAAAATGCAACAACATTCTAATGAATTACCGTTTGATTTTAATGGCGGATTCGTAGGTTATTTTGGCTATGAATTGAAAGCCGAATGCGGTGCCAATGAACACCATGTATCCTCAAATCCTGATGCCTTGTTTATTTTAGCCGACCGATTAATTGCCTTTGACCACAAAGAGCGCTGCATATATTTAGTTAGTATTGTCCCATATAATGACCCGGCATCTGCTTCTGAGTGGTTTGACGCCATGGAACAGCAACTACAAAACGTTCCACCTGCAGCACCGGTGGAAGCAAAAAATAATGATACCAGCACACCACTTAGCTTTGAATTAAGTCAACCCTACGCCCAGTATGTAAAAAAGATAGAAGAATGTAAAAAGTATATTGTTGAAGGAGAAACTTATGAGGTTTGCTTAACGAATAGAATCAATATTAATGAACATTTCGATCCATTAGCAACATATCGCATTCTAAGAGATATTAATCCAGCTCCATACTCTTCGTTTCTTAAGTTTGGAGAATTGAGTGTTCTATGTTCTTCTCCCGAACGTTTCCTGAAAATTGATCAAGATCGAATAGTAGAAGCTAAACCAATTAAAGGAACGATTTCTCGCGGAAAAAATGTAGAGGACGACCTTAGATTGGCTGAAATATTGCGTACTAGTGAAAAGGATAGAGCAGAAAATTTGATGATTGTTGATCTTCTTCGAAATGACTTAGGTTTGGTTTGTGATATTGGTAGTGTTCACGTACCGAAATTGATGGCAATTGAATCTTATCAAACAGTGCATCAGCTCGTTTCAACAATTAAAGGGACGTTAAGAGCAGAACTAACAGCCAGTGATTGTATACGGTCAGCATTTCCCGGAGGTTCGATGACTGGTGCGCCTAAAATACGTACCATGGATTACATTGACGAGTTGGAGACTAATGCTCGTGGCATTTACTCAGGAGCAATTGGATTTTTAGGCCTAAACGGAACTACAGATTTAAATATTGTCATCCGAACGATTATAATGACTCCCGAACAAGCTACTGTAGGTGTAGGTGGAGCAATCACAATTTTATCTGATCCTGAACTAGAGTTTGAAGAAACGCTGTTGAAGGGTCGTGCTTTAGTCAAAGCACTTACGATTTCTCAGTTTGGAAAATTTGATAAAGAATTATATACATTTAACGATCCCCTCATGGATAGTTTGTTTAATAAGCTATCATAA
- a CDS encoding topology modulation protein — MNKIMVIGVSAGAGKSTFARRLGELTCIEVTYLDRLYWKPDWVEASLEDFSEAQQQVVQNAQWIIEGNYTGTINIREPHVDTVIYLELPLRVCLYRVLKRRVQYHGKVRQDIGEGCKEKMDKAFLKFIVTTYGARKKTMIERMQRYAQEGKTVHFLKNRKQIEGFLETYIKN, encoded by the coding sequence ATGAATAAAATTATGGTCATCGGTGTGTCGGCAGGTGCTGGGAAATCAACATTTGCACGCCGATTAGGGGAATTGACTTGCATTGAAGTGACATATTTAGATCGGTTGTACTGGAAACCAGATTGGGTAGAAGCGTCGCTTGAAGATTTTTCAGAAGCCCAGCAACAAGTCGTTCAAAATGCTCAATGGATTATTGAGGGCAATTATACGGGGACAATCAATATCCGAGAACCACATGTGGACACCGTTATCTATTTGGAGCTACCTCTCCGTGTTTGTTTGTATCGCGTGTTGAAGCGGAGGGTCCAATACCATGGAAAAGTACGGCAAGATATTGGTGAGGGATGTAAAGAGAAGATGGATAAAGCGTTCCTGAAATTCATCGTGACGACATATGGGGCGCGGAAAAAGACAATGATAGAGCGAATGCAGCGTTATGCACAGGAAGGGAAGACCGTTCATTTCTTGAAGAACCGTAAACAAATTGAGGGGTTTCTAGAGACGTACATAAAGAATTAA
- a CDS encoding GNAT family N-acetyltransferase yields MKLEFESMNIEFASEILSWQYDPPYDFYNNEHENESIKELLEDSYSVIVNDTGELIGFYCTGSSAQVPSGTKVGAYREDIIDIGLGMAPALTGKGNGFTFFSFVVEALYKTYGNVPIRLTVATFNQRAIQLYRKFGFVKEIEFSTTSAEFQTMRKGSL; encoded by the coding sequence ATGAAATTAGAATTTGAAAGTATGAATATAGAATTTGCATCGGAAATTCTAAGTTGGCAATATGATCCGCCTTATGATTTCTATAATAATGAGCATGAGAATGAGTCAATTAAGGAATTATTAGAGGATAGCTATTCCGTCATTGTGAATGATACCGGGGAATTGATCGGTTTTTATTGTACAGGTTCTTCAGCTCAAGTGCCTTCAGGTACAAAGGTTGGAGCGTATAGGGAAGATATCATTGATATTGGGCTTGGTATGGCTCCTGCATTAACAGGGAAGGGAAATGGTTTTACTTTCTTTTCATTCGTAGTAGAGGCGCTTTATAAAACTTATGGGAATGTGCCTATTCGTTTAACTGTGGCGACATTTAATCAAAGAGCTATTCAACTATATAGGAAGTTTGGATTTGTGAAGGAAATTGAATTTTCGACGACTTCTGCTGAATTTCAGACCATGAGAAAGGGTTCTCTTTAA
- a CDS encoding MFS transporter, protein MTTGYQGTNKMITGIVFGVITFWLFAQSMVNVVPAVQEDLGISLGVLNIAISLTALFSGIFVVAAGGFADRIGRKKMTYFGLVLSIIGSLCLVFANGAALLIIGRIIQGLSAACIMPATIALMRTYYEGTERQRALSYWSIGSWGGSGVCSFAGGAIATYMGWRWIFVFSIIFAILAMILIKDTPESKVEQQGASRFDFSGLVVFVITMIALNVVITRGADFGWTSPLTLSLIAATLVGMLFFIKIEIGKLHAMIDFNLFTNKPYTGATISNFLLNAVAGTLVVANTYVQVGRGFTAFQSGMLSIGYLVSVLIMIRVGEKILQRTGARLPMMLGSIMASIGIGLMALTFLPDTTYIIVVFIGFILFGTGLGIYATPSTDTAVSSPPEDKVGSASGIYKMASSLGSSFGVAISATVYGTMTMSGNIENAASAGILTNVIFAVLALIAIMFLVPKTKQEVPK, encoded by the coding sequence ATGACCACGGGCTATCAGGGGACGAATAAGATGATTACAGGGATTGTATTCGGTGTCATAACGTTTTGGCTTTTCGCGCAATCCATGGTCAATGTTGTTCCGGCAGTGCAAGAAGACTTAGGGATTTCACTAGGCGTACTCAATATTGCAATCAGTTTGACCGCATTATTCTCGGGTATTTTCGTCGTGGCTGCGGGTGGATTTGCGGATAGAATTGGTCGAAAAAAAATGACGTATTTCGGTCTCGTATTAAGTATCATCGGCTCACTCTGCCTTGTATTTGCGAATGGTGCTGCACTCTTAATTATCGGGCGTATTATCCAAGGTTTATCTGCCGCTTGTATTATGCCAGCAACCATTGCATTAATGAGAACCTATTACGAGGGGACTGAAAGACAACGTGCACTAAGCTATTGGTCCATCGGTTCTTGGGGTGGTTCCGGCGTTTGTTCTTTTGCAGGTGGTGCTATTGCTACCTATATGGGCTGGAGATGGATCTTTGTCTTTTCAATTATTTTCGCTATCTTGGCTATGATTTTGATTAAGGATACCCCCGAAAGCAAAGTCGAGCAGCAAGGTGCTTCCCGTTTCGACTTTTCCGGCTTAGTTGTATTTGTCATAACAATGATTGCATTAAACGTTGTCATCACGCGCGGTGCAGATTTTGGTTGGACAAGTCCACTCACATTAAGTTTAATCGCTGCTACGCTAGTCGGCATGCTATTCTTCATCAAAATTGAAATAGGTAAATTACATGCAATGATTGATTTTAATTTATTTACTAACAAGCCATATACTGGTGCCACTATTTCCAATTTCCTATTGAATGCGGTAGCTGGTACGCTCGTTGTAGCGAATACATATGTGCAAGTTGGTAGAGGCTTCACAGCATTTCAATCGGGGATGCTATCAATTGGCTATTTAGTATCCGTCCTTATTATGATTCGTGTCGGTGAAAAAATATTGCAAAGAACTGGTGCTAGATTGCCGATGATGCTAGGTTCTATCATGGCTTCAATCGGCATCGGGTTAATGGCTTTGACATTTTTACCGGACACAACTTATATCATCGTTGTCTTTATCGGATTCATCCTGTTCGGTACTGGACTTGGGATTTATGCAACACCATCTACTGACACGGCCGTATCGAGTCCGCCGGAAGATAAAGTCGGTTCAGCATCAGGAATATACAAAATGGCAAGCTCTCTTGGCAGTTCCTTTGGGGTCGCCATATCCGCCACAGTGTACGGAACAATGACGATGTCTGGCAATATTGAAAATGCAGCCTCTGCTGGTATCCTTACAAACGTCATTTTTGCGGTACTAGCACTAATTGCGATTATGTTTTTGGTTCCAAAGACGAAGCAAGAGGTTCCCAAGTAA
- a CDS encoding antibiotic biosynthesis monooxygenase: MMKAVNTIRIKKGNGDGVLARFQTPKSVHTFEGFVLMEVLRKENSPEYDELKICTTWEERGFFDAWLNSRESQKTHDKKTEQKSEDNPIISSQLTTFEVTIQHKPAKQEV, from the coding sequence ATGATGAAAGCGGTAAATACAATTCGTATAAAAAAAGGTAACGGAGATGGGGTACTTGCACGTTTTCAGACACCGAAATCGGTTCATACCTTTGAGGGATTTGTTTTAATGGAAGTTTTGAGAAAAGAAAACAGTCCAGAATATGATGAATTGAAAATCTGTACTACATGGGAAGAAAGAGGATTTTTTGATGCATGGTTAAATAGTAGAGAATCTCAAAAAACGCATGATAAGAAAACTGAACAAAAATCAGAGGATAATCCAATCATAAGTTCACAGCTTACTACTTTTGAAGTTACAATTCAGCACAAACCAGCAAAGCAGGAAGTTTGA
- a CDS encoding ankyrin repeat domain-containing protein — protein sequence MKKGPLSGELVREFIIAAHGDFEEVKKLITQEPALLHSVMNWGSDDWESGLGAAAHTGNRDIAEWLLEHGARMDIFAAAMLGELSVVKAIVAIQPNVIAAPGPHGIPLIRHAQIGGEHARPVYEYLESITLKEEVKL from the coding sequence ATGAAAAAGGGACCACTAAGCGGAGAATTAGTAAGGGAGTTTATCATTGCTGCTCATGGAGATTTCGAAGAGGTAAAGAAATTAATAACTCAAGAGCCTGCGCTTCTCCATTCTGTTATGAACTGGGGGAGTGACGATTGGGAAAGTGGACTTGGGGCAGCTGCACATACTGGGAATCGTGATATTGCAGAATGGTTACTCGAGCATGGAGCGCGAATGGATATTTTTGCTGCAGCGATGCTCGGTGAACTAAGTGTCGTAAAAGCCATCGTTGCTATTCAGCCCAACGTTATTGCTGCTCCAGGTCCGCACGGAATTCCATTAATCCGCCATGCGCAAATAGGTGGAGAACATGCACGACCTGTGTACGAGTACCTGGAGTCTATAACACTAAAGGAGGAAGTTAAATTATGA
- a CDS encoding ABC transporter ATP-binding protein, with the protein MLLTKDVLFEHSSSFQLGAVDLHIKEGEIVSLIGPNGSGKSTLLRLISRLITPKSGEVILDGQLMGSMKSLDVAKKLAMLPQMQDHQLDLTVGELIEFGRYPHRGAYSKLTKEDDDIIQWAMEVTRLIPFKNRTLQSLSGGERQRAWIALAIAQRPKILLLDEPTTFLDISHQLEVMELVEELNTKFGMTVVMVLHDINQAARYSDRLVVLKHGKIQFDGIPQCVLCREMFQSIFEIDADIYKDNGKPFFTPIRLRKEGYV; encoded by the coding sequence TTGCTTCTAACTAAAGACGTGTTATTCGAACATTCCTCTTCCTTTCAGTTAGGAGCAGTGGATTTACATATCAAGGAAGGAGAAATCGTTAGTTTAATTGGGCCAAATGGATCTGGAAAATCCACGTTGCTCCGACTTATCTCTCGTTTGATTACACCGAAAAGCGGGGAGGTTATCCTTGACGGACAATTGATGGGATCCATGAAAAGCCTAGATGTAGCAAAAAAACTTGCTATGCTTCCTCAAATGCAAGATCATCAACTCGATTTGACGGTAGGTGAACTCATTGAATTTGGAAGGTATCCACACCGGGGTGCTTATAGCAAGTTGACAAAAGAAGATGACGATATCATTCAATGGGCAATGGAGGTTACGAGGTTAATTCCTTTTAAAAACCGAACGTTACAATCACTTTCCGGTGGGGAAAGACAGCGGGCTTGGATTGCATTGGCTATTGCCCAGCGACCAAAGATTTTACTGTTGGACGAACCGACAACTTTTCTTGATATTTCACACCAATTAGAAGTGATGGAACTTGTCGAGGAGTTAAATACAAAGTTTGGCATGACTGTAGTAATGGTCCTTCATGACATAAACCAAGCCGCGCGCTATAGTGACCGACTTGTTGTTTTAAAGCATGGAAAGATTCAGTTCGATGGCATTCCGCAATGCGTGTTATGCAGAGAAATGTTTCAATCTATTTTCGAAATAGATGCGGATATATATAAGGACAACGGAAAACCGTTTTTTACACCAATAAGGCTAAGAAAGGAAGGATATGTATGA
- a CDS encoding iron ABC transporter permease, producing MVAVKVQASENIHPLAKKRTIVVVSFSILLVLACTVSLMIGPVSFTLSEVWSGLFHSDDSLSRRIVWELRFPRVLIGMIVGMCLAVSGAILQGVMKNPLADPGIIGVSSGAGLAATTIMIIFPAYIMFLPLAAFIGALITALIIYSFSWKGGTSPVRIILVGVAINAVIGAFMSALMLLYSDRVQTVLPWLAGGIGGVGWIQFEMIIYYAVGALVLSLFAIRHIRILRLGDEVAKLLGHNVEKSLFFLIVLSTLLAGIAVSVAGLIGFVGLVVPHILRIMIGGDYRYLLPASALGGGLLVVLADTVARSAFNPIELPVGILLAFLGGPFFLYMIQRRRDSFASN from the coding sequence ATGGTAGCAGTAAAAGTTCAAGCGTCTGAAAACATCCATCCTCTTGCAAAAAAGAGAACAATTGTAGTCGTTTCTTTTAGTATTCTTCTTGTACTTGCATGTACGGTGAGCTTAATGATTGGGCCTGTTTCATTTACGCTCAGTGAAGTTTGGAGTGGACTCTTCCACTCCGATGATTCATTATCTAGACGAATTGTATGGGAGTTACGTTTCCCGCGGGTTTTAATCGGTATGATTGTTGGAATGTGCCTTGCAGTATCGGGTGCTATTTTACAAGGCGTTATGAAAAACCCACTAGCTGATCCTGGGATTATCGGAGTGTCATCTGGAGCGGGACTCGCCGCAACGACTATTATGATTATTTTTCCCGCATATATAATGTTTTTGCCCTTAGCGGCTTTTATAGGAGCTCTCATCACTGCGCTCATTATTTATTCTTTCTCTTGGAAAGGCGGCACTTCGCCTGTGCGGATTATTTTAGTTGGTGTAGCAATTAATGCCGTGATTGGTGCATTTATGAGTGCACTCATGCTCTTATATAGTGACCGTGTGCAAACGGTACTTCCATGGCTTGCGGGCGGCATTGGAGGCGTAGGATGGATTCAATTTGAAATGATCATTTATTACGCGGTTGGAGCGCTAGTATTATCTTTGTTTGCAATCAGGCATATTCGTATTTTAAGGCTTGGTGATGAAGTTGCAAAACTACTTGGCCACAATGTTGAAAAAAGTCTGTTTTTCCTAATTGTTCTTAGTACACTTCTTGCCGGAATTGCAGTAAGCGTAGCCGGTTTAATTGGTTTTGTTGGGCTTGTCGTGCCACATATATTGAGGATTATGATTGGCGGAGATTACCGCTATTTACTGCCTGCATCCGCACTTGGTGGAGGGTTGCTCGTTGTATTAGCTGATACAGTTGCTCGAAGTGCTTTTAATCCAATCGAGTTGCCAGTTGGGATTTTGTTGGCATTCTTAGGCGGACCATTTTTCTTATATATGATCCAAAGAAGGAGGGACTCATTTGCTTCTAACTAA
- a CDS encoding ABC transporter substrate-binding protein, whose translation MKKATLLLLSVLLLLILAACGTDSDKAEAKQETAKEETPKDTEKKEEVSSAIEVTDASGESITFESAPESIAALNSGDLDILIALGANVTGRPTASGPVAKEIESITEIGNPHQPNFEKLAEVHPTVLAAAMSFKQHAENVERQGTKVIYTKANSIADIQETIRLFGQLFQKEAEAETINKTITEKVENGEKVNGDPVKTLLVYGAPGTYLAALPNSLTGDLLAKAGGENIASDFPQEENYPQYASLSVEKIIERNPEVVMLITHGDPEAVKAAFEGEMEKNAAWKNLDAVKSGNVFVLPSNLFGSNPGTKVVEALEVMKENLAAVK comes from the coding sequence ATGAAGAAGGCAACATTACTTTTACTATCTGTACTACTGTTACTCATTTTGGCAGCATGCGGTACTGATAGTGATAAAGCAGAGGCAAAGCAAGAAACAGCAAAGGAAGAAACACCAAAAGATACAGAGAAAAAAGAAGAGGTATCATCGGCTATTGAAGTAACAGATGCATCAGGTGAAAGTATTACGTTTGAAAGTGCTCCAGAATCTATTGCAGCTTTAAATTCAGGAGACTTAGATATTTTAATAGCACTAGGTGCTAATGTGACAGGCCGTCCAACGGCAAGTGGACCTGTTGCGAAAGAGATAGAAAGCATTACGGAAATCGGTAATCCACATCAGCCGAACTTTGAGAAATTAGCGGAAGTTCATCCGACTGTTTTAGCTGCGGCAATGAGTTTCAAGCAACATGCTGAAAATGTAGAGCGACAGGGAACGAAAGTTATTTATACAAAAGCAAATTCAATCGCTGATATTCAAGAAACGATTCGTTTGTTTGGACAACTATTTCAAAAAGAAGCTGAAGCTGAAACTATTAATAAAACAATTACAGAAAAAGTGGAAAATGGCGAAAAAGTCAATGGTGATCCAGTGAAAACATTATTAGTATATGGTGCACCAGGTACTTATTTGGCTGCTCTTCCAAATTCCCTTACAGGAGATTTGTTGGCAAAAGCAGGTGGGGAAAATATCGCATCCGATTTTCCACAAGAAGAGAACTATCCGCAATATGCAAGTTTAAGTGTTGAGAAGATTATTGAAAGAAATCCAGAAGTCGTTATGCTGATCACTCATGGTGATCCTGAAGCGGTAAAAGCGGCGTTTGAAGGAGAAATGGAAAAAAATGCGGCGTGGAAAAACTTGGATGCTGTGAAAAGTGGCAACGTATTTGTTCTACCCTCGAATTTATTTGGCTCGAACCCAGGAACGAAAGTAGTGGAAGCGCTTGAGGTGATGAAGGAAAATCTAGCGGCGGTTAAATAA
- a CDS encoding MFS transporter — MSKKKKIHYAWWILLGLVIMVGLAKGGISTAGGLFLAPVTEDLGIGMGSLSLYFSISSVVTMLFLPIAGKMMAKYNIRTLLVVSIILQAGSFAMFGLMNSVWGWYLFSIPMAIGSIFVTQMAGPVLINNWFKKHSGLAMGIMVAAGGAFGAILQPMAGNLISSEGWRNTYIILGVAVMAIVIPVVILTIRMSPKQKGLQPYGMNEVNTKVKTSTQTVTSSGVTAAVAKKSSAFYALLIFFFFITSIGSFGQHVAPFAVGLGYDIKFAGNAMGGWQIGVLIGALTFGILSDKIGAKNTAIFAMLLGLVPVGILIFIPENAMMFNLAIGIYGFVVASLGTLGPLLTSSIFGNKEYSQIYASAVIGLAVAGIVALPGYGYVFELTGSYSFVLYAIAAMLVMNVVAIVIAFRGKKKLEKAGLWN; from the coding sequence ATGAGCAAGAAGAAAAAAATCCACTACGCTTGGTGGATACTTTTAGGATTAGTTATTATGGTAGGTTTAGCAAAAGGCGGTATTTCGACTGCAGGTGGATTATTTTTAGCACCTGTTACGGAGGATCTTGGTATTGGGATGGGCAGTTTATCCTTATACTTTAGTATTTCATCCGTTGTTACAATGCTATTTTTGCCAATAGCTGGCAAAATGATGGCGAAGTATAATATTAGAACTTTATTAGTGGTAAGTATCATTTTACAAGCAGGTTCATTTGCGATGTTTGGACTAATGAATTCAGTGTGGGGTTGGTATTTGTTCTCGATTCCTATGGCAATTGGTTCTATTTTCGTTACGCAAATGGCGGGTCCAGTGCTCATCAATAATTGGTTTAAAAAGCATAGTGGCTTGGCAATGGGAATTATGGTGGCCGCAGGTGGCGCATTCGGAGCGATTCTTCAACCAATGGCGGGTAACTTAATTTCCAGTGAAGGCTGGAGAAATACGTATATCATTTTAGGTGTAGCCGTAATGGCGATTGTTATTCCTGTCGTAATACTAACAATTAGAATGTCTCCAAAACAAAAAGGTTTGCAGCCATACGGGATGAATGAAGTGAATACAAAGGTAAAGACTTCAACCCAAACAGTTACAAGTAGTGGTGTTACTGCTGCAGTAGCAAAAAAATCTAGTGCGTTTTATGCGTTATTGATTTTCTTCTTCTTTATCACATCTATTGGTAGTTTTGGACAACATGTTGCACCCTTCGCAGTGGGATTGGGCTATGATATCAAGTTTGCCGGAAATGCAATGGGAGGCTGGCAGATTGGTGTGTTAATAGGAGCTTTAACTTTTGGTATACTAAGTGATAAGATTGGTGCTAAAAATACAGCGATTTTCGCCATGCTTTTAGGATTAGTTCCAGTTGGAATTCTAATATTTATTCCTGAAAACGCAATGATGTTTAATTTGGCAATCGGAATTTATGGTTTTGTAGTAGCATCACTTGGAACGTTAGGACCACTTTTAACATCATCAATATTTGGTAATAAAGAATACAGTCAAATATACGCTTCTGCAGTTATTGGACTAGCAGTCGCTGGTATTGTTGCTTTACCAGGTTATGGCTATGTTTTTGAACTAACAGGTAGCTATAGTTTCGTGTTATATGCCATTGCAGCTATGTTAGTCATGAATGTAGTAGCAATCGTCATAGCTTTTAGAGGTAAAAAGAAGCTAGAAAAAGCAGGATTATGGAATTAA
- a CDS encoding helix-turn-helix domain-containing protein: MTKQTNKDEICHKVEECYHIIGKKWMGLIIYALMKEPKRFSEIHTFIPDLSKRMLNERMKELEDGGIVIRNVITDRPVRTEYSLTKKGNDLGTALQSVEDWAEKWL, translated from the coding sequence ATGACTAAACAAACCAACAAAGACGAAATATGCCATAAAGTAGAGGAATGCTACCATATCATAGGGAAAAAGTGGATGGGTTTAATCATCTATGCTTTGATGAAAGAACCAAAAAGATTTAGCGAAATCCACACTTTTATACCCGACTTAAGCAAGCGTATGCTTAATGAAAGAATGAAAGAACTTGAAGATGGCGGGATTGTTATACGAAACGTTATTACAGACCGCCCCGTCAGAACGGAGTACTCTTTAACCAAAAAGGGCAATGATTTAGGAACGGCTCTTCAATCCGTCGAAGACTGGGCTGAAAAATGGCTGTGA
- a CDS encoding MFS transporter, whose protein sequence is MRLVNVVKSWKYPSMLLAGIGISNVGGWIYLIALNLIILEKTGSPLAVAALYILKPLATLCTNFWSGSMIDRLNKRNLMVTLDLFRAVFIATLPLLSSLWSIYLVVFVINIASSMFEPTSMTYITKLIPPKDRKRFNSLRSLIDSGGFLIGPAIAGFLFIIGTPIFAIYMNAIALLLSGLVTMMMPNLERHIRVTSKDEKLSFEVVKKDWTIVLSFSRRYAYVMFIYFLFGCVMVMATAIDSLEVAFSKEVLSLSDSEYGFLVSIAGAGIVMGAIINAMIATKSSTSLLIGLGSLFVSVGYIVYAFSTIFFMAAIGFFILSFSLAFANTGFHTFYQNNIPVNVMGRIASIYGLIEAFLIILATIIAGVAAQLISIQYVVIAGTFVMLVISITLFISNIHPSRANLYSNSSVDRT, encoded by the coding sequence ATGAGGCTTGTGAACGTAGTGAAATCTTGGAAGTATCCTTCGATGTTGTTAGCTGGAATTGGCATATCCAATGTGGGTGGCTGGATTTATTTAATTGCGCTTAATTTGATCATCCTTGAGAAGACAGGCTCTCCGCTTGCGGTGGCTGCCCTTTATATTCTTAAACCTTTGGCTACATTATGTACAAATTTTTGGTCCGGTAGCATGATAGACCGGTTAAATAAGCGAAATTTAATGGTCACTCTTGACCTGTTTCGTGCGGTATTTATCGCTACCTTGCCTCTTCTTTCTTCTCTTTGGTCGATCTATCTAGTCGTTTTTGTGATTAATATAGCAAGTTCTATGTTTGAACCGACATCCATGACTTATATTACAAAACTAATCCCCCCTAAGGATAGAAAACGGTTTAATTCATTACGCAGTTTAATCGATTCTGGAGGCTTTCTAATTGGGCCAGCTATAGCGGGATTTTTATTTATCATCGGCACACCTATTTTCGCCATCTACATGAACGCCATTGCTTTATTATTATCAGGATTAGTCACTATGATGATGCCCAACCTTGAAAGACACATACGGGTTACTAGTAAGGATGAAAAATTATCTTTTGAAGTAGTGAAGAAAGATTGGACCATTGTGTTGAGTTTTAGTCGACGCTACGCCTATGTCATGTTCATTTACTTCCTTTTTGGCTGCGTGATGGTCATGGCTACAGCCATTGACTCACTTGAAGTGGCATTTTCTAAAGAGGTCCTTTCTTTATCGGATAGTGAATATGGTTTTTTAGTCAGCATAGCAGGAGCGGGGATCGTAATGGGTGCAATTATTAATGCGATGATTGCTACTAAATCATCAACTTCTTTGCTAATTGGTTTAGGTTCCCTATTCGTTTCTGTCGGCTATATAGTTTACGCTTTTTCCACTATCTTTTTCATGGCAGCTATTGGGTTTTTCATTCTTTCATTTTCTCTCGCCTTTGCGAATACAGGCTTCCATACATTTTACCAAAACAATATCCCTGTCAATGTAATGGGCAGAATCGCAAGTATTTACGGCTTAATTGAAGCTTTTTTAATCATACTTGCAACGATTATAGCTGGCGTGGCAGCTCAACTCATTTCTATTCAGTATGTTGTTATTGCAGGGACATTCGTGATGTTGGTGATATCCATAACACTGTTCATTTCTAACATCCACCCTTCAAGGGCAAATCTCTATTCAAATTCCTCCGTAGATCGAACATAA